The genomic interval GTCGAGACACAGCACGAGTCGTTCGTGGGTCGCGAGTTCGGTCTCGAACGCCTCGCGGATGGCGTCCGTGTCTGCGCCGTTCGTCTCGTCGTCGGTCGGGGTCGTCGCGTTTCCCTCGCTCATCGTTCTCGTGCCATCCGTACCTGCCGGGCCTCCTCGAAGATGTCGGCCATCCACTGGTCGACGTCGTTGGCGGCGACGGCCGCGCGCAGGTTCGCCATCCGCTCGCGGCGTTCGTCCTCCGCCATCGTCACCGCCTGCTCGATGGTGTCGGCGAACGACGCGGTGTCGTAGGGGGCGATGGAGAGGGCGAACTCGCCGAGTTCGTCCTCCGCCCCCGCGAGTTCGCTCAGCAGGAGGACGCCGGGGTCGTCCGTCTGTGCGGCGACGTACTCCTTGGCGACGAGGTTCATCCCGTCGCGAACGGGCGAGACGAGCGCGATGTCCGCACGCCGGTAGAGGCCGTACAGTTGCGTCGTCGTCAGGTGGCTGTCGAGGCGGACGACCGGTTGCCAGTCGTCGGTCGCGAAGCGGCCGTTGATGCGCTCGATGGCCTCCTCGACGCGGTCCGCGACGTCGCCGTACGCCGGGATGCGCGAGCGACTCTCGCTGAGCTTCTGGACGTGCGTCAACTCGCCCTGCCAGTCGGGGTGTTCCTCGAAGAACCGTTCGAGCGCGGCGAGGCGCTCCGGGATGCCCTTGGTGTAGTCGAGGCGGTCGACGCCCACCGAGAGCGTCACGTCGGGGTCGATGCCGATCTGCTCGGCGAACTCGACCCACTCTTCGTCGGTGCAGGCGGCCGCCTCCTCGTCGATGCGGTCCACGTCGACGCCCATCGGGAACGCACGGACGCGCGTCGTCTCCGACCCGCGCTGGACCTCCCCGGTGGACTCGTTGACCACGGCGTCGTCGAAACACGCGTCGACGCAGCCCAGGAAGTTCTCGCAGTATCGAGGGACGTGGAAGCTGAGCAGGTCGTTGGCGAGCAGTCCGTCGAGGACCTCCTCGCGGACCGGGCACGCGCGGAACGTGTCCCAGTCGGGCCACGGGATGTGCCAGAACTGCATCAGCGTCGGACCGGGTGCGCGCTCGCGGACGAACCGCGGCGCGAGGGCGAAGTGGTAGTCCTGGAACCAGACGAGCGAGTTCTCGCCGGCGTTCTCGGCGACGGCCTCGGCGAACACCTCGTTGACCTCGCGGTACTGCTGCCAGTGGTTCTCCTGGTACTCCATCGTCCCGACGAGGCCGTGGCTGAGCGGCCAGAGCACGCGGTTCGAGAAGCCGTAGTAGTAGCCCTCGATATCCTCGTCGTCGAGCCAGACGCGTCGCAGGGTGTACGAGGGGTCGTCCGGCGGGACCCGGACGCAGTCGTCCTCGTCGACCATCTCCTCGTCGGCGTCGCCGTCGCCCCACGCGACCCACGTCCCGTCGACGCGCTGGACGACCGGGTCGAGACCGGCGGTCAGGCCGCCGACCGGCTGGTCGGTGACCACCTCGCCGTCGTCGTCGTATCGGTGGCGGTAGGGCTGTCGGTTCGAGATGACGAGCAGGTCGTCGTGGACGCTCGCAGCGTCGCTCTGTTCGTCGGCCGTGACGGTCCGGGACGTCCCGGAGAGTTCCCTCATCGGTCCGTCACCCCCCCGAAACGACACGGACCGTCGTGACGGGGTCGAGCATCGCGGTTCGGCACTCGTCGACACTGCTCTCCGTTCGAATCCGGACGACAGCTGCGGGCGGCGTTCGCCCGTCGACCTCTGTCGGTTCTCTGTGTCATGCCTTGTCTGTCAAACACCGGAGAGCAAATAACCCCCTTCTGCCTGTGTGAGCCAATCGTTTTTATATGCTCTTTACCGACGAGAACGTCCCGTCGGGCGACTTGCGGACGCGCACTCGGAGTCGTCGGAACGACCGGTAGCGTCGACGACGGCGCCCCGACGAGAGGCTCCGATCCGGTGACGTCGCTCGGAGTGACCGACGACGGCGAACTGTTGTGACCCGATTCCATATCTGTCCTATGATTATCTAGTACTCTTATATATCTGTTCTCTGAAACATGTGCTCGCTGTCAGGTGTCGGCGACTCCGACTGTCCACGACGTTCACGACGAAAATTGCAAAAATTAATAACGTGTGTGGTAAAATCGAGCATAGATGTTCGACCTCTCGTCAGACGACATCACCGAGGGGCCCGTCCTGCGGGCGATGCTCGTGCTGGCGGCCCCGCTGCTGATTCAGAACCTGGTCCAGGTCGTCCAGCAGGTCGTCGATCTGTTCTGGGTCGGTCGTCTCGACGACGCCGCGGTCTCGGCCATCGCGCTCGCGTTCCCGGTGGTGAACCTGCTGTTCTCCTTCACCGCCATCGCGCCGTTCGTCGGGACGCAGATCCTCGTCTCCCAGCGCGTCGGTGCGGACGACACGGCCGGTGCGCGCCGCGCGCTGTTCACCGGGCTGTTCACGACGACGGTCCTCGCCGTCGTGGTCGGGGCGCTGATGTTCGTCGGCGCGCGTCCCTTGCTCGACCTGCTCACGCTCGTCCGGCCGGACGTCGACGGGGGGTCGGCGGCCATCGACTTCGCGACGACGTACGTCGCCGTGACGGCGCTGGGTCTCCCGCTCCTCCTGCTCTCGGACGTCACCGAGGCCGGGTTCCTCGGGTGGGGCGACTCGAAGACGGCGATGCGGATGAACGTCGTCGCCGTCGCGGTCAACGTCGTCCTCGACCCGCTGCTCATCTTCGGGTTCGACGTCGGCGGGTTCGCGTTCGGCGGGCTCGACATCGCGGGCGCGGCGCTCGCGACCATCCTCGGCTACACCGTCGGCGGCTGTTACGGCTACGTTCGCCTCGCTCGCGGTGCACACGGCGGGATGCTCTCGCGAGCGACCGCGACCGTCGACCTCGGGGAGATACGCGAACTGCTCGGCGTCGGCGCGCCAATCGCGGGGCAGAACGTCGCGAAGCAGGCAGTGGACGTCGTCCTCGTCACCGTCGCGTTCGTCGCGGGCGGCGCACCCGCCCTCGCGGCGTGGGCCGTCGGCGTCCGCGTCGCATCCCTCGCCGTCATCCCCGCCGGTGGCCTCCAGCAGGCCGCCCAGAGCGTCATCGGGCAGAACCTCGGGGCGGGGTACGTCGGTCGCGCCCACCGTGCGACGTGGCAGGGTGCGGTCGTCGCTGCGGTCGGCCTCGGCGCGCTCGGGGTCGTCCAGTGGGTCGTCCCCGGTCTCATCGTCACGACGTTCGCGCCGACGCTGTCGACGGCGGGGATGGACCTCGCCGTCGAGTACCTCCGGGTACTCGCGGTCGGCTACCCGGCGATGGGCGCGATGTACCTGTTCCAGGCCGGGTTCAACGGCGCGAGTCGGACGAAGACGAGTTTCGCCGCCAGCATGGCCCAGTACTGGGGCGTCCGCCTCCCGTTCGCCGTCGTCGGGGCCGGAGTGGTCGGCATCGCTGCGTTCGACCTCGGCGTCAGCGCCGTGTTCTGGGCGGTCACCATCTCCAACGTGGCCGCCGCCATCGGACTGGCCGGCTACTACTACTACTCGGCCGAACAGGGGATGCTCGACCGGGCCGCCGAGGCGGCAGCGGCGTGACGAAGGGTCCGAGGTTCGAGAGGCGCTTCTGACAGCGGTCTTCGGACGCCTCGGGGCGTGGGGTTACGAAAGCTGTCCTCGTTTTCCCCGCCGCCGACGATTCACACGATTCTGTACGCACTTCGCTGCCCAACGAGGGTCGTCCTGGCATCGACGTACTCATGTTCGTGCATACCCGTCGGGGCACATGAACCGCGCCGAGAAGGCGACCCTCCAGTTGCGGGCGGTCGCCGTCCTGCGGACGCTCAAGCGGACGCGCACGTACGACGAACTCGCCGAGGAGACGGGGCTCCCGGCCGGCGACCTGAACCGGTACGTCAACGGCCACGTGCTCCCGGGCGAGGCTCGCGCGAGGGGGATCGTCACAGAGACGGGATACGAGGCGCTCGCGGCCGAACTCGAATCCCGCATCCGCCACGACGACGAGGGGTACGTCGACAACTCCGACGCCGTCTTCGACCAGCCGTTTCTGGACCTCGTCGCGCCCGTCGTCGCCGAGCGCTTCGAGTTCGAGACGCCCGACGTGGTGCTCACCGCCGCGACCGACGGCATCACGCTCGGGTCGGCGATGGCCCGGCACTTCGACGCACGCCTCGCGTACGCGAAGAAGTCGAAGGAGACGGCCGTCGAGGAGTTCGTCGAGGCGCGCAAGCGATTCGAGTCCGGCATCGAACTCACCTACTACCTCCCGGAACACGCGCTGGCGGCCCGCGACAGCGTCCTCGTCGTCGACGACCTCATCCGCTCCGGGGAGACGCAGGAACTGCTGCTCGACATCGCGACGCAGACCGAAGCCGACGTCGTCGGCGTGTTCGCACTCATCGCCGCCGGAACCGACGGCGTGGAGGTCGCGCAGTCCCGGACCGACGCCCCCGTCGGTGCGCTGACGACGCTCGACTGAGCGGTTCTCGTCGGTACGAATCCACGTTCGTGCATACTTCGTACGGAAACGCCTAAGTCGGTATGCGGAAGTATGCTCACACGTGATCCATGGGGGCCACTGATACACAGTCGGGCGAGTCGTCGAGTGGCGTGCGCGGGAGCATCCGCGAGTTCTTCGAGTTCGACCGGTACGGGACGGACCTCGGCACCGAAATCACCGCGGGAATCACGACGTTCCTGACGATGAGCTACATCGTCATCCTCAACCCGGCCATCCTCGGTCCGGCCATCACCGTCTCCGGGATGAGCGACGCCGCGGTGACGTCGATGCTCGCCGTCGTCACCATCCTCTCGGCGTTCGTCGCGACGAGCATCATGGCGCTGTACGCCAACCGACCGTTCGGGCAAGCGCCCGGTCTGGGCCTGAACGCGTTCTTCGCGTTCACGGTCGTCCTCGGACTCGGCGTCCCGTGGCAGACGGCGCTCGCCGCCGTCGTCGTCGAGGGGTTCGTCTTCATCCTCCTCACCGTCTTCGGCGCGCGGAAGTTCATCATCGAGGCGTTCCCCGAACCCGTCAAGTTCTCCGTCGGGGCCGGCATCGGCGCGTTCCTCGCGCTCATCGGCCTCGAAGAGATGGGCATCGTCGTCAACAGCGACTCGACGCTCGTCACGCTCGGCAACGTCGCCAGCGACCCCGTCGCCATCATGTCCATCGTCGGCCTGTTCCTCACGCTCGCGCTCTACGCGCGCGGCGTTCGCGGGTCCATCCTCCTCGGCATCCTCGGCACGACGTTGCTTGGCTGTCTGGTCACGTTCGCC from Halomarina salina carries:
- a CDS encoding phosphoribosyltransferase family protein — encoded protein: MNRAEKATLQLRAVAVLRTLKRTRTYDELAEETGLPAGDLNRYVNGHVLPGEARARGIVTETGYEALAAELESRIRHDDEGYVDNSDAVFDQPFLDLVAPVVAERFEFETPDVVLTAATDGITLGSAMARHFDARLAYAKKSKETAVEEFVEARKRFESGIELTYYLPEHALAARDSVLVVDDLIRSGETQELLLDIATQTEADVVGVFALIAAGTDGVEVAQSRTDAPVGALTTLD
- a CDS encoding MATE family efflux transporter — its product is MFDLSSDDITEGPVLRAMLVLAAPLLIQNLVQVVQQVVDLFWVGRLDDAAVSAIALAFPVVNLLFSFTAIAPFVGTQILVSQRVGADDTAGARRALFTGLFTTTVLAVVVGALMFVGARPLLDLLTLVRPDVDGGSAAIDFATTYVAVTALGLPLLLLSDVTEAGFLGWGDSKTAMRMNVVAVAVNVVLDPLLIFGFDVGGFAFGGLDIAGAALATILGYTVGGCYGYVRLARGAHGGMLSRATATVDLGEIRELLGVGAPIAGQNVAKQAVDVVLVTVAFVAGGAPALAAWAVGVRVASLAVIPAGGLQQAAQSVIGQNLGAGYVGRAHRATWQGAVVAAVGLGALGVVQWVVPGLIVTTFAPTLSTAGMDLAVEYLRVLAVGYPAMGAMYLFQAGFNGASRTKTSFAASMAQYWGVRLPFAVVGAGVVGIAAFDLGVSAVFWAVTISNVAAAIGLAGYYYYSAEQGMLDRAAEAAAA
- a CDS encoding alpha,alpha-trehalose-phosphate synthase (UDP-forming), which translates into the protein MRELSGTSRTVTADEQSDAASVHDDLLVISNRQPYRHRYDDDGEVVTDQPVGGLTAGLDPVVQRVDGTWVAWGDGDADEEMVDEDDCVRVPPDDPSYTLRRVWLDDEDIEGYYYGFSNRVLWPLSHGLVGTMEYQENHWQQYREVNEVFAEAVAENAGENSLVWFQDYHFALAPRFVRERAPGPTLMQFWHIPWPDWDTFRACPVREEVLDGLLANDLLSFHVPRYCENFLGCVDACFDDAVVNESTGEVQRGSETTRVRAFPMGVDVDRIDEEAAACTDEEWVEFAEQIGIDPDVTLSVGVDRLDYTKGIPERLAALERFFEEHPDWQGELTHVQKLSESRSRIPAYGDVADRVEEAIERINGRFATDDWQPVVRLDSHLTTTQLYGLYRRADIALVSPVRDGMNLVAKEYVAAQTDDPGVLLLSELAGAEDELGEFALSIAPYDTASFADTIEQAVTMAEDERRERMANLRAAVAANDVDQWMADIFEEARQVRMARER